The Equus quagga isolate Etosha38 chromosome 2, UCLA_HA_Equagga_1.0, whole genome shotgun sequence genome has a window encoding:
- the CEBPE gene encoding CCAAT/enhancer-binding protein epsilon, giving the protein MSHGTYYECEPRAGQQPLEFSGGRAGPGELGDMCEHEASIDLSAYIESGEEQLLSDLFAVKPAPEARGLKGSGTPAFPHYLPPDPRPFAYPPHTFGPDRKALGPGIYSSPGNYDPRAVAVKEEPRGPEGSRGASRSGYNPLQYQVAHCGQTAMHLPPALAAPSQPLRVLKAPLAAAAPPCSPLLKAPSPAGPSHKGKKAVNKDSLEYRLRRERNNIAVRKSRDKAKRRILETQQKVLEYMAENERLRSRVEQLTQELDTLRNLFRQIPEAANLIKGVGGCS; this is encoded by the exons ATGTCCCACGGGACCTACTACGAGTGTGAGCCCCGGGCTGGCCAGCAGCCACTGGAGTTCTCAGGGGGCCGAGCGGGCCCCGGGGAACTGGGGGACATGTGTGAGCATGAGGCCTCCATCGACCTCTCCGCCTACATCGAGTCTGGGGAGGAGCAGCTCCTCTCTGACCTCTTCGCTGTGAAGCCGGCACCTGAGGCCCGAGGCCTTAAGGGATCTGGGACCCCTGCCTTCCCCCACTACCTGCCGCCTGACCCGCGGCCCTTCGCCTACCCCCCACATACCTTCGGCCCTGACAGGAAGGCCTTGGGGCCTGGCATCTACAGCAGCCCAGGGAACTACGACCCCAGGGCTGTGGCCGTGAAGGAGGAGCCTCGGGGGCCTGAGGGCAGCCGGGGGGCCAGCCGCAGTGGCTACAATCCTCTGCAGTACCAAGTGGCACACTGTGGGCAGACGGCCATGCACCTGCCGCCAGCCCTGGCagcacccagccagcccctgcgCGTCCTCAAG GCCCCTTTGGCCGCTGCTGCGCcgccctgcagccccctcctcaAAGCGCCCTCCCCAGCCGGCCCCTCGCACAAGGGCAAGAAGGCAGTGAACAAGGACAGCCTGGAGTACCGGCTGCGGCGGGAGCGCAACAACATCGCCGTGCGCAAGAGCCGGGACAAGGCCAAGAGGCGCATTCTGGAGACGCAGCAGAAGGTGCTGGAATACATGGCAGAGAACGAGCGGCTCCGCAGCCGCGTGGAGCAGCTGACTCAGGAGCTGGACACCCTTCGCAACCTTTTCCGCCAGATCCCCGAGGCCGCCAACCTCATCAAGGGCGTGGGGGGCTGCAGCTGA